One part of the Treponema sp. OMZ 787 genome encodes these proteins:
- a CDS encoding isoamylase: protein MKKSIFLLIFVTLFLPAIFSEKSIETEFYQKLVESIVRVEAPKIKEGHIIFTSTAKRHVGISFSHEDYKYIHSFQKLPQNELYEGKETILFYIFQIPDELTEIKYRLVIDGLWSSDPINRNIVFDRIHSMSVSRIEVPYKKEYKTELSNKNSVKFTYLGEPKKTIRLAGSFNNWDPFMYDLIEVSPGRYELSLNLPAGTWFYAYFSGGTRLPDNTNKNHVYTADGRVASVITVQ, encoded by the coding sequence ATGAAAAAATCAATATTCTTATTAATTTTTGTTACTCTTTTTTTGCCGGCGATTTTTTCGGAAAAGAGTATTGAAACGGAATTTTATCAAAAACTTGTAGAGTCGATTGTACGTGTTGAAGCTCCTAAAATTAAGGAAGGACATATAATCTTTACTTCAACAGCTAAGCGTCATGTAGGAATCTCTTTTTCACATGAAGATTACAAATATATTCATTCTTTTCAAAAACTCCCGCAAAATGAATTATATGAAGGAAAAGAAACTATTTTATTCTATATTTTTCAGATTCCTGATGAATTGACCGAAATCAAATATCGATTGGTAATAGACGGACTGTGGTCTTCAGATCCGATAAACAGAAACATAGTCTTCGATAGAATACACAGCATGAGTGTTTCGCGTATTGAAGTTCCTTACAAAAAAGAGTATAAAACCGAGCTAAGCAATAAAAATTCCGTAAAATTTACCTACTTGGGAGAACCTAAAAAAACTATAAGGCTTGCCGGTTCTTTTAATAATTGGGATCCCTTTATGTATGATCTTATAGAGGTCTCCCCCGGAAGATATGAATTGAGCTTAAATTTACCGGCAGGAACATGGTTTTACGCCTATTTTTCAGGCGGAACAAGACTGCCCGATAACACAAATAAAAACCATGTATATACGGCCGATGGACGGGTCGCTTCGGTTATAACTGTTCAGTAA
- a CDS encoding ABC transporter ATP-binding protein, whose product MKPILQVKDLEVTFKNYGGTIHAVNGISFNLYEDETLVLVGESGCGKSVTAHSILKLLPGKKTRIHEKSQIIFEDKNILEYSEEEMQHIRGNEISMIFQDPLSYLNPTMPIGKQVMESILIHQKVSKKEALVRTIKILELAQIPDPEKRLKQYPHEFSGGMRQRVLISIALASNPKILIADEPTTALDVTIQAEILELIQKIQKETKTAVMLITHDLGIAAEVADRIQVMYAGKIIERGRAEHIFKNAQHPYTKALLAAVPSVDQLKENKLYAPEGNHPDMLSLSKGCAFADRCEKCMKVCLTHRPPEMRVSEDHLTSCWLQHDFAKGKNNG is encoded by the coding sequence ATGAAGCCTATTTTACAAGTTAAAGATTTAGAAGTTACATTTAAAAATTACGGCGGAACAATTCATGCCGTGAACGGAATCTCTTTTAATCTATACGAAGATGAAACGCTTGTTCTTGTCGGAGAGTCAGGCTGCGGAAAAAGCGTTACGGCTCATTCGATTTTAAAACTCCTCCCCGGAAAAAAAACACGCATACACGAAAAATCACAAATTATTTTTGAAGATAAAAATATCTTGGAATACTCCGAAGAAGAAATGCAGCACATAAGAGGAAACGAAATATCCATGATATTTCAAGACCCCTTGAGCTATCTAAACCCTACAATGCCAATAGGTAAACAGGTCATGGAAAGCATTTTGATTCATCAAAAGGTAAGCAAAAAAGAAGCCTTAGTGCGAACAATAAAAATATTAGAGCTGGCTCAAATCCCTGATCCGGAAAAAAGGCTCAAACAATATCCTCACGAATTTTCGGGAGGCATGAGGCAAAGGGTTTTAATTTCTATAGCCCTTGCAAGTAATCCTAAAATTTTAATTGCAGATGAACCGACAACTGCCCTGGATGTTACAATTCAAGCCGAAATCTTGGAGCTGATACAAAAAATTCAAAAAGAAACAAAGACAGCCGTAATGCTCATCACCCACGACCTCGGAATTGCAGCAGAAGTTGCAGACCGCATTCAGGTTATGTATGCCGGAAAAATTATCGAGCGCGGAAGGGCCGAGCATATTTTTAAAAACGCCCAACACCCTTACACTAAGGCATTGCTCGCAGCCGTCCCCTCAGTAGACCAATTAAAAGAAAATAAACTTTATGCGCCGGAAGGCAATCATCCCGATATGCTTTCTCTTTCAAAAGGCTGCGCCTTTGCAGACAGGTGCGAAAAATGTATGAAGGTTTGCCTTACACATAGACCTCCCGAAATGAGGGTAAGCGAGGATCATCTTACTTCCTGCTGGCTTCAGCATGATTTTGCAAAAGGAAAAAACAATGGCTGA
- the murA gene encoding UDP-N-acetylglucosamine 1-carboxyvinyltransferase, translated as MHEYIIQGGFPVKGTIKASGNKNAALPCIAAAILSAEPVILKNIPEIEDVFVMLQVFEALGGHYEKIEKNVFKLRMENVKTSKIPEDLASKIRASILFAGPLLARTGKAILPPPGGDVIGRRRLDTHFLALTELGARVETDQNFSFIAHKLMGEDIFLDEASVTATENAIMAASLAEGTTIISNAASEPHVQELCNMLNKMGAKISGVGSNILTIEGVEKLGGTEHRIGPDYMEIGSFIGLAAVTRGQLKITDVEPRDMRPLRVAFGKLGIGWTLEGNTLTVPDKQKMQVNCDLGGMIPKIDDAPWPGFPPDLTSIMTVIATQVEGTVLIHEKMFESRMFFVDKLIGMGARITLCDPHRAVISGPSSLHGGELVSPDVRAGMAMVIAACCARGESIIRNVYQIERGYEHLVERLKSIGVKIERSEK; from the coding sequence ATGCACGAATATATTATACAAGGCGGATTCCCGGTAAAGGGAACAATAAAAGCGAGCGGAAATAAAAATGCAGCCCTGCCATGCATTGCTGCTGCCATACTATCGGCAGAGCCCGTTATCCTAAAAAACATTCCCGAAATTGAGGATGTGTTTGTAATGCTTCAAGTTTTTGAGGCCTTGGGCGGACATTACGAAAAGATAGAAAAAAACGTATTTAAACTCCGAATGGAAAATGTAAAAACAAGCAAGATACCTGAAGATCTTGCATCGAAGATAAGGGCATCCATTCTATTTGCGGGGCCGCTTTTAGCAAGAACAGGCAAGGCTATTCTCCCTCCTCCCGGAGGCGATGTTATAGGAAGACGCCGTCTCGATACTCATTTTTTAGCCCTGACTGAATTGGGTGCAAGAGTTGAAACCGATCAAAATTTTTCTTTTATCGCACACAAATTGATGGGAGAAGATATATTTTTAGATGAAGCCTCAGTTACCGCAACCGAAAATGCCATCATGGCTGCCAGCCTTGCAGAAGGAACTACCATTATATCAAATGCCGCAAGCGAACCTCATGTTCAGGAGCTGTGCAATATGTTAAATAAGATGGGTGCAAAAATCAGCGGAGTAGGTTCAAATATATTGACCATCGAAGGGGTCGAAAAACTAGGCGGTACGGAACACCGCATAGGTCCCGACTATATGGAAATAGGCTCTTTTATCGGGCTTGCCGCCGTTACCCGCGGTCAGCTTAAAATTACGGATGTAGAACCGAGAGACATGAGACCCTTGCGTGTAGCCTTCGGAAAATTGGGCATAGGCTGGACCTTGGAAGGAAACACCCTTACCGTTCCCGACAAACAAAAGATGCAGGTAAACTGCGACCTTGGAGGAATGATTCCCAAAATTGATGACGCTCCTTGGCCGGGCTTTCCGCCTGATCTTACAAGCATCATGACCGTAATTGCAACGCAGGTAGAAGGCACCGTTTTAATCCACGAAAAAATGTTTGAATCCAGAATGTTCTTTGTAGATAAGCTGATCGGAATGGGAGCCCGCATTACATTGTGCGATCCACACCGTGCAGTTATTTCGGGACCAAGCTCCCTCCATGGAGGCGAATTGGTTTCCCCCGATGTAAGAGCAGGCATGGCCATGGTAATAGCCGCCTGCTGTGCCCGAGGGGAAAGCATTATCCGGAACGTCTACCAGATAGAAAGAGGTTATGAGCATTTGGTAGAGCGGCTCAAATCTATAGGCGTAAAAATAGAGCGAAGCGAAAAATAG
- a CDS encoding ABC transporter permease: protein MLNFIFKRILYGILTMFIVASITFFLVHIIPGNPIETIAENLPEERRNELYSQYGYDKPLVTQYIVFWKNLLVKGDLGTSLYYRGRLVTDVIKTHAPVSARLGLQALFFGVSVGLVLGIVAAVNRGKKFDYSVILIAVIGISIPNFVLGQTLQYFFGIKHNLLPITGWGSFKYTVLPSLALAIGPVAKYSRYMRSNYLDIINQDYILTARAKGASQIRIIKIHILRNAFLPIITMLGPQIAFTFTGTFIIENIFSVPGLGSYFVRSISERDYTMVMGQTIFISFLYVASLILVDIAYTLLDPRIKVQAKNEVL, encoded by the coding sequence ATGCTTAACTTTATTTTTAAGAGAATTTTATATGGTATTCTTACAATGTTCATTGTTGCCAGTATTACCTTTTTTTTGGTGCATATTATTCCGGGGAACCCGATTGAAACAATAGCGGAAAATTTACCTGAAGAAAGACGCAATGAGCTTTACTCGCAATACGGATACGATAAACCTCTTGTTACTCAGTATATAGTTTTTTGGAAAAATCTTTTGGTTAAGGGAGATTTAGGCACTTCACTTTATTACCGCGGAAGACTTGTTACAGATGTAATAAAAACCCATGCACCCGTGTCGGCGAGGCTGGGACTTCAAGCCTTATTTTTCGGAGTATCGGTAGGTTTAGTGTTAGGCATCGTAGCAGCCGTAAACCGCGGAAAAAAATTCGATTACAGTGTAATCTTAATTGCTGTTATAGGAATTTCCATTCCCAATTTTGTGTTGGGACAAACTCTGCAATATTTTTTCGGCATCAAACATAATCTTCTGCCTATTACGGGCTGGGGCAGTTTTAAATATACCGTCCTGCCTTCCTTGGCCTTAGCCATAGGCCCTGTTGCAAAGTATTCCCGATATATGCGTTCCAACTATTTGGATATTATAAATCAAGATTATATTTTAACTGCAAGAGCAAAGGGTGCTTCACAGATAAGAATTATAAAAATCCATATTTTGCGTAATGCATTTTTGCCTATCATAACCATGCTCGGCCCTCAAATTGCATTTACATTTACGGGAACTTTTATCATCGAAAATATTTTTTCTGTGCCGGGCTTAGGCTCATATTTTGTACGCTCAATTTCCGAAAGGGATTATACAATGGTAATGGGGCAAACTATTTTTATTTCTTTTTTGTATGTAGCTTCTCTCATTCTTGTAGATATAGCTTACACATTACTCGATCCGAGAATTAAGGTCCAAGCAAAAAATGAGGTTCTTTAA
- a CDS encoding ABC transporter permease — MDEKILNTDDHLKEVNLTPADFEPVIRTKKTLQTTRVSIGFWEDVRRRFKKSKRAIFSCAVLGLIILICTLGPVVSGYSADDGNLKEKNLSPSFSHFFGTDELGRDIFTRVCKGGRVSLIIAIVGAAIDMSIGLIYGGASAYAGGRTDTIMMRIVEILSSIPYLITAILISLIFGKGIFSIIIAMTITGWCFTARLVRGQVLQIKNQDFILAARALGTSSFKIILKHLLPNTVSIMIIALTFDIPSFIFGEAFLSYIGLGIQPPYTSWGVLASEAQKTMLFFPYQLFFPALFISLTILSLQIIGDALRDAMDPHLRKYK, encoded by the coding sequence ATGGATGAAAAAATATTAAATACGGATGACCATCTTAAAGAAGTCAATTTAACTCCGGCTGATTTTGAACCGGTAATAAGAACAAAAAAAACGCTTCAAACGACAAGGGTAAGCATAGGTTTTTGGGAAGATGTAAGACGGAGATTTAAAAAGAGCAAGAGGGCTATTTTTTCTTGTGCAGTTTTAGGCTTAATTATTTTGATATGCACATTGGGCCCTGTTGTAAGCGGATACTCCGCAGATGACGGAAACCTAAAAGAAAAAAATCTAAGCCCTTCTTTTTCTCATTTTTTTGGAACAGATGAATTAGGCCGCGATATATTTACAAGGGTATGCAAGGGCGGCAGAGTTTCTCTTATTATCGCAATTGTGGGAGCTGCAATCGACATGAGCATAGGTTTAATTTATGGAGGAGCTTCAGCCTATGCCGGAGGAAGAACCGATACAATCATGATGCGTATTGTCGAAATCCTTTCAAGCATTCCGTATTTAATTACGGCGATTTTAATTTCTCTTATTTTCGGCAAAGGAATTTTTTCGATTATCATTGCAATGACAATTACAGGTTGGTGCTTTACGGCTCGTCTTGTGCGCGGTCAGGTCTTACAGATAAAAAATCAAGATTTTATTTTGGCGGCCCGAGCCTTAGGCACAAGCTCATTTAAAATTATCTTAAAACATTTACTTCCCAATACTGTTAGCATTATGATAATAGCCCTAACATTTGATATTCCTTCATTTATTTTCGGTGAAGCCTTTTTATCTTATATAGGCTTAGGCATTCAGCCGCCTTATACAAGCTGGGGAGTCTTAGCTTCGGAAGCTCAAAAAACAATGCTTTTTTTTCCTTACCAATTATTTTTTCCTGCTCTTTTTATAAGTCTCACAATTTTATCCTTGCAGATTATAGGCGATGCACTGCGGGATGCAATGGACCCGCATTTAAGGAAGTATAAATGA
- a CDS encoding STAS domain-containing protein yields MENLIINESHVSGCLLLTIEGTVNLYTSGDFEKKVYSAIKDHDTILDLSKVTTLSSSGIGVLMSAHNDSEDNGHKMYILNPAKDVKMALDSTGFSDVFNIIHSVNEI; encoded by the coding sequence ATGGAGAATTTAATTATTAATGAATCGCACGTATCCGGATGTTTATTATTAACTATAGAAGGTACTGTCAATCTTTACACATCAGGTGATTTTGAAAAAAAAGTGTATTCAGCAATTAAAGATCATGATACAATCTTGGATTTATCAAAAGTAACAACATTATCATCATCGGGAATCGGAGTGCTGATGTCTGCTCATAACGATAGCGAAGATAATGGGCACAAGATGTATATTTTGAATCCTGCTAAGGATGTCAAAATGGCTTTGGACTCAACGGGTTTTTCTGATGTCTTTAACATTATCCATTCAGTTAATGAGATTTAA
- a CDS encoding M15 family metallopeptidase has product MYFSIKKFFSLFLFLILVCSIYPKDKLADEDVYKKVYTYISKRFPKQIFDKIDKNRVIFFKDLNVVLKNEKEDELILVDKLNRLDKNYTPKNIILLVNIKDRKYVLYRHDIYLAKIAERPLQRISEAAQKDGVEILIRSAYRDYTHQSQLFKKYVKEYGPHETSIFSAQPGASQHQLGTAIDLGSIDDSYADTAAGKWMLKNAWKYGWSLSYPKDMEHITGYKWESWHYRYLGVEACKFQKEWFGDIQQYMLEFIDLWKKEKAKLN; this is encoded by the coding sequence ATGTATTTTTCTATAAAAAAATTTTTCTCGTTATTTCTCTTTTTGATATTGGTGTGTTCTATTTATCCCAAGGATAAATTAGCAGATGAAGATGTATATAAAAAAGTTTATACATATATTTCAAAAAGATTTCCTAAACAGATCTTTGATAAAATAGATAAAAACCGTGTCATTTTTTTTAAAGATTTAAATGTTGTTCTCAAAAATGAAAAAGAAGATGAATTGATTTTGGTGGATAAACTTAACCGTCTTGATAAAAATTATACACCTAAAAATATTATATTATTGGTAAATATAAAAGACAGAAAATATGTTCTTTATCGGCATGATATTTATCTTGCAAAAATTGCCGAGAGGCCATTGCAGCGGATATCTGAAGCGGCACAAAAAGATGGTGTTGAAATATTGATTAGATCCGCTTATAGAGATTATACACATCAATCTCAACTTTTCAAAAAATATGTTAAAGAATATGGACCGCATGAAACTTCCATATTTTCTGCGCAGCCGGGAGCTAGTCAGCACCAGCTCGGTACTGCAATTGATTTGGGGAGTATTGACGATTCTTATGCCGATACTGCTGCAGGAAAATGGATGCTTAAAAACGCATGGAAGTACGGTTGGTCCCTATCTTACCCTAAAGATATGGAGCATATTACAGGGTATAAATGGGAGAGCTGGCACTACAGGTATTTGGGCGTTGAGGCTTGCAAGTTTCAAAAGGAATGGTTTGGCGATATTCAACAATATATGCTGGAATTTATTGACCTTTGGAAAAAAGAGAAAGCAAAACTAAATTAG
- a CDS encoding ABC transporter ATP-binding protein encodes MADTLLEVCNLKKFFRLNRKEILHAVDDVSFSVNRGETVGIVGESGCGKTTLGRTVLGLYRPNGGKIIFDGTEIGSASKKELHAFKKRAQIILQDPFASFNPRMTISQIISEGMEAHNLYKTKKEREDAVYSLLETVGLVPEHANRFPHEFSGGQRQRIGIARALAVQPDFIVCDEPISSLDVSIQAQIINLLIRLQKEFKMTYLFIAHDLSIVKYISDKVGVMYSGKLVEFAKSADLYKKPIHPYSQALISAIPSTDIDAPMSARRIHIKGEISSAINPPQGCRFYKRCPKAFEKCTLIQPELIETEEGHFTACHLIQD; translated from the coding sequence ATGGCTGACACTCTTTTAGAAGTTTGCAATTTAAAAAAGTTTTTTCGATTGAACCGTAAAGAAATTTTACATGCAGTCGATGATGTAAGCTTTTCGGTAAACCGCGGAGAAACGGTAGGCATAGTAGGCGAATCCGGCTGCGGAAAAACCACTCTGGGAAGAACGGTCCTCGGCCTTTACCGCCCCAACGGGGGAAAAATAATTTTTGACGGGACCGAAATCGGTTCAGCCTCAAAAAAAGAATTGCATGCTTTTAAAAAGAGAGCCCAAATAATTTTACAGGATCCCTTTGCTTCTTTTAACCCCCGCATGACAATTTCGCAAATTATTTCGGAGGGCATGGAAGCACATAATTTGTATAAAACAAAAAAAGAAAGAGAAGATGCCGTATACTCTCTTCTTGAAACGGTAGGTCTTGTTCCCGAACATGCAAATAGATTTCCTCATGAATTTTCAGGCGGTCAAAGACAAAGGATAGGAATTGCAAGGGCCTTGGCTGTGCAGCCTGACTTTATAGTCTGCGATGAGCCGATTTCTTCTCTCGACGTTTCGATTCAAGCTCAGATAATAAATTTATTGATAAGACTTCAAAAAGAATTTAAAATGACCTATCTATTTATTGCTCACGATTTATCTATCGTAAAATATATTTCCGATAAGGTAGGCGTTATGTATTCGGGGAAACTTGTAGAGTTTGCAAAAAGTGCAGACCTATATAAAAAACCGATTCATCCTTATTCGCAAGCCTTAATTTCTGCAATACCAAGTACCGATATAGATGCTCCCATGTCGGCACGGCGTATTCATATTAAGGGAGAAATAAGCAGTGCAATCAATCCGCCCCAAGGCTGCCGCTTTTACAAACGCTGCCCAAAGGCTTTTGAAAAGTGTACACTAATTCAGCCTGAATTAATCGAAACCGAAGAAGGCCATTTTACAGCCTGCCATTTAATTCAAGATTGA
- a CDS encoding cation diffusion facilitator family transporter, with product MNSDNRIKIVRIASLTALIGNIIICTAKLIVGIYADSLSVIGDGIDSATDVAISVMTLAVSFIISRPSDKEHPWGHQRAETMASLILAFIIMTAGFQLFLTAGGKLINVYRGTAAIPMPHILALIVTLSSIAIKLLLALNQHILGKKAGSMMIQANAKNMTNDVILSGSVLTGLAISHFFKAPFFDAITALLVSLWIMKSGIELFMELNVELMDGNTNDILYKQLFEAVNSVEGAHNPHRARIRRMANLLDIDLDIEVDAGISICEGHSIAEKVTSAIKEKIENVYDVMVHIEPYGIHNCEEEGFGLSEKDINN from the coding sequence ATGAATAGTGATAACAGAATAAAAATCGTTAGAATCGCCTCTCTTACGGCTCTTATCGGAAATATAATAATCTGCACAGCAAAACTTATAGTGGGAATTTATGCGGACAGCCTTTCGGTAATAGGCGACGGCATCGACTCTGCAACAGATGTAGCGATTTCCGTTATGACTCTTGCAGTCAGTTTTATAATAAGCCGGCCGTCGGATAAAGAACATCCGTGGGGGCATCAAAGGGCTGAAACCATGGCTTCTTTAATCTTGGCCTTTATTATCATGACAGCAGGTTTTCAACTTTTTTTGACAGCCGGAGGAAAACTTATAAATGTTTATAGAGGAACGGCAGCTATTCCGATGCCTCATATACTTGCGCTTATCGTCACCCTGTCTTCAATCGCAATTAAACTCCTTTTAGCCTTAAACCAACATATATTGGGCAAAAAAGCCGGCAGCATGATGATTCAGGCTAATGCAAAAAACATGACAAATGATGTAATCCTTTCCGGTTCGGTTTTAACAGGCCTTGCAATTTCACATTTTTTTAAGGCACCTTTTTTTGATGCAATTACAGCTCTTCTTGTAAGCCTTTGGATTATGAAGTCCGGCATAGAACTTTTTATGGAACTAAATGTTGAATTAATGGACGGAAATACAAACGATATTTTGTACAAACAATTATTTGAGGCCGTAAATTCCGTTGAAGGAGCTCATAATCCTCACCGAGCAAGAATAAGGAGGATGGCAAATCTCTTAGATATAGATTTGGATATTGAGGTCGATGCCGGAATAAGCATCTGCGAGGGGCATTCTATAGCAGAAAAAGTAACCTCAGCAATCAAAGAAAAAATAGAAAATGTTTATGATGTAATGGTACACATTGAACCATACGGAATTCATAACTGCGAGGAAGAAGGATTCGGGCTTTCCGAAAAAGATATAAACAACTAA
- a CDS encoding methyl-accepting chemotaxis protein has translation MNEINGNETSKFKNIKKYSTLTIRKKIIIALISVLSFFLIATSLVLVKKLGDTSKRNAVVKLYDSSRNLGAFVEKVIKTVYDTNKTLAKTFESFQDIPPENRRTYFNTLQKEILKDSDKFVDVWTVWEPDALDNLDSKFKNTEGHDDTGRFIPYWTKIDGKLSMVALTDYVDSFWYEVPKTSQKGILIEPNNYGLQGKMLYVAGTAIPLRDKKDKIVGVVGIDYTLDYMQEQLSKEVFFETGYAILISAEGTVLAHRNKNLISKKLPEFENKETAVYFSDAKKSLNPFLLETVVNEANHLEVFTPIKIGETNEIWFVGTSTPEKEIYKESKNLIKLVSLILLIGFIASIIILTFIVNGITRRISSVVKALRNIAQGDGDLTARLVGKGKDEIADLSHSFNQTIEKIGFTVKNVANSAADMQKTGEDLAVNVFETASSIGQISKNILKVKDQAESQSASVSEATANVEQILQTIRQLDGRIESQTANVAQSSSAIEEMVANISSVTKILNQSDLAVNELADATVYGKDALHLANSVAQKISEESGSLIEASNVIQHIASQTNLLAMNAAIEAAHAGEAGKGFAVVADEIRKLAEESSMQGKSISSALKKFSEEISTLAKSSKTVEEKFNAIFELAENVKSMSNSVMAAMREQESGSKEVLFAIQDINNITVEVQSGSSEMLKAGEDAVKEMNRLEGLTQIINSSIQEMSAGTSQIQTSCSEVKGISQKNRMNIEALAKEVGKFKI, from the coding sequence ATGAATGAAATCAATGGTAACGAAACCTCAAAATTTAAAAACATAAAAAAATACTCTACTTTAACAATTAGAAAAAAAATAATAATTGCGTTAATTTCTGTTTTGTCATTTTTTTTGATTGCAACAAGTTTAGTTCTTGTAAAAAAACTTGGCGATACTTCAAAACGGAATGCAGTTGTAAAACTATATGACTCCAGTAGAAATCTTGGAGCCTTTGTAGAAAAGGTTATAAAAACAGTATATGATACAAACAAAACCTTAGCTAAAACATTTGAATCTTTTCAAGATATTCCTCCCGAAAATAGAAGAACTTATTTTAATACCTTACAAAAAGAGATTCTAAAGGATTCCGACAAATTTGTAGATGTATGGACTGTGTGGGAACCTGATGCCTTAGATAACCTTGACAGTAAATTTAAAAATACGGAAGGGCATGATGATACCGGAAGGTTTATTCCCTATTGGACAAAAATTGACGGTAAACTCTCAATGGTAGCTCTAACCGATTATGTAGACAGTTTTTGGTATGAAGTACCTAAGACCTCTCAAAAAGGTATTTTGATTGAACCCAATAATTATGGATTGCAAGGTAAAATGCTTTATGTTGCAGGTACAGCAATTCCTCTACGGGATAAAAAAGACAAAATTGTGGGAGTTGTAGGAATCGACTATACCCTCGATTATATGCAGGAGCAGCTTTCAAAAGAAGTGTTTTTTGAAACAGGCTATGCAATTCTTATTTCGGCAGAAGGAACGGTCCTTGCACATAGAAATAAAAACCTAATTTCAAAAAAGCTTCCCGAATTTGAGAACAAAGAAACGGCTGTTTATTTTTCGGATGCAAAAAAATCTCTTAATCCGTTTTTACTTGAAACTGTCGTAAATGAAGCAAATCATCTTGAAGTATTTACACCCATAAAGATAGGAGAAACAAATGAAATATGGTTTGTGGGTACATCAACACCGGAAAAAGAGATATATAAAGAAAGTAAAAATTTAATTAAACTTGTTTCACTGATTTTATTGATAGGCTTTATTGCATCAATAATTATTTTAACATTTATAGTAAACGGAATCACTAGAAGAATATCGAGTGTAGTTAAGGCTCTCAGAAATATTGCTCAAGGTGACGGAGATTTAACAGCCCGCTTAGTAGGAAAAGGCAAGGATGAAATTGCAGACCTATCTCATTCCTTTAATCAGACGATAGAAAAAATAGGTTTTACAGTAAAAAATGTTGCAAACAGTGCTGCTGATATGCAAAAGACGGGAGAAGATCTTGCAGTAAATGTTTTTGAAACCGCAAGTTCAATAGGGCAAATAAGCAAAAATATTTTGAAGGTAAAAGATCAAGCTGAATCTCAATCGGCAAGCGTAAGCGAGGCAACAGCAAATGTTGAACAAATTCTTCAAACAATAAGACAGCTCGACGGCCGTATTGAAAGTCAGACTGCAAATGTTGCTCAATCATCTTCAGCAATTGAAGAAATGGTTGCCAACATTTCTTCTGTCACAAAGATCTTGAATCAAAGTGATTTGGCTGTAAACGAACTTGCTGATGCAACAGTATACGGTAAGGATGCATTACATCTTGCAAATTCTGTTGCTCAAAAAATAAGTGAAGAATCAGGCAGCTTAATTGAGGCTTCAAATGTAATTCAGCATATTGCAAGTCAGACAAATCTCTTGGCGATGAATGCCGCAATTGAGGCCGCCCATGCAGGAGAAGCCGGAAAAGGTTTTGCCGTCGTTGCAGATGAAATCAGAAAACTCGCTGAAGAATCAAGTATGCAGGGTAAGTCAATATCTTCTGCCCTAAAAAAATTCTCGGAAGAAATTTCAACCCTTGCAAAATCCTCAAAAACCGTAGAAGAAAAATTTAATGCAATTTTTGAGCTTGCTGAAAATGTAAAATCGATGAGCAACAGCGTAATGGCAGCAATGCGTGAGCAAGAAAGCGGAAGTAAAGAAGTCCTTTTTGCGATACAGGATATAAATAATATCACGGTCGAAGTTCAATCAGGTTCTTCCGAAATGCTGAAGGCCGGTGAAGATGCCGTAAAAGAAATGAATCGCCTTGAAGGTTTAACACAGATAATAAACAGCAGCATCCAGGAAATGTCTGCAGGAACAAGCCAAATACAAACCTCTTGTTCTGAAGTAAAAGGGATTTCTCAAAAAAACAGAATGAATATTGAAGCTCTGGCTAAAGAAGTAGGCAAATTCAAAATATAA